GCTGAGCTTGGGTCTTTCTCTGTGGGCGCTTGGCGGATGGCTTATCATCTTCAGCACCACTCTGGAATCCTTCCCATTCGGAATCCTCCTCCCACTCTGAAAGGTTGGCACGAGCCTCTGCGGCCTCCGCCTCAGCTGCTGATCGGGCTGCAGCCTCCTGCTTAATGCGCTCCTGTTCCTCTTTCTCCAGACGTTTGCGCTCAGCTTCAAGAGCCTTCTCGCTCTCCTCTTCCAGACGTTGTGTGTACTCGTTGAAATCAGGGTTGTAGCTGTATCCTCCTGTGGGCTTGAGGACAGCAGGCACTTGCTTGCCACTCTCCAACAAAGAAAGGGgctccttcttcatcgactttgGAGCCTTGGGCTTGACCTCCTCTTCCAAGAAGTTTTCGGGATCCTTCGCCTTTGGCTCTACAGGCATGTCCCAGATATCATAGGTGGCATCTTGTACTTGGACAGTGTTCTGATGTTCTCCATCGGCCACTCGCTTTAGTCGCGCGAGCTCCTTGTGTGACACCCAATCAGTCCTTTGGCGCTTCACAGGAAGAATTCcgtttgttgtcttgtcgCCCGGTCGCTTGCGCATGGAAACGGCGGGCACGGGAGAACGGGCATTGATGATCTCGTCAGCCTTGAGGCCCTTCTTGATGTGCTTGTTGAACCTTTTGGGGAGACCGGCATCGCCCTTAGTATCGAGAGTGAACAAGTCTTCAGAGGACTTTTCCTTGATAACACCACTATAGAGATATTAGCAGAGCGAGAAAGAAATGCTTAGAGTTTAGCTCACCCAGCGATAATCTCCTTGTTCAATTCTTCAAGACCCTTCTGCACCTCGGTAACATCAACATTTTTCCTCCACGCCTTCTTTCCTTTTCGCGAAGGCTGGTTGAACTGTTTGGGAGCATCGCCTCCCGTGGCGTTCTTGGATTGTAACACTGGCATATTTGCGAGACCTCTCTGGAAAAGGATATCGCGTTGTCGATAATGAAGAACGAAAATGCTGCTTGTCAATAGAAGTGGTGGGGGACCgatttctttattttttagTGGAGCCGGGAGTCTCGACCCGCTACCTCCATATAAAATACAAAAGCAAAGCAATCAAGCGCTTGACTTGATGGGGACTCCGTAATGGACGGCGAGAGATATGTTCTTATCGGCACGTGCACCTTCCTCGGATTCGTTCAGGGTGGCCTCCATGTCATATGCTCCTGCCAAATCCAGGATCTAGACGCTCCTTTCTCCAGATTCCAGCTGGTAATTAGCCTTTTATCCCTACGATACAAATTGCCACTCTGAGGTCGCATCATTCTGttattctttcttttcttgtgTCGCCAAGAAAGAGAACCTATTCCTCGAAGAAACCGAGATCGCATCCTTTCCAACGGCCTCATATCCATTAGCTTGACAGCTGTCAAATCCACCGTCCCTTACAAGCCTCCGAACGAGACAACAGGACCGCAAAGATGTCGCAAGCTGGCGGATCATACAATAACCccttgaagaagttcaagtgTGTACATCGAGAATTTATGTTTAAATCATTCAGCTAACAGATGTTCAGGTTGGTGTTTCTAGGAGAACAGAGCGGTATGTCGATGTCCGACTGCGGAACCGTCCGAATCAAAATCACTAATAACGATCACAACAGTCGGGAAGACCTCTTTAATCACACGATTCATGTATGATTCTTTCGACAACATGTATCAAGCGACAATTGGCATTGATTTCCTCTCCAAGGTCAGGACCGTGACAGCCGACTCCTAGGCCACACTAACATCTGCCCACTTAGACCATGTACCTCGAGGACCGCACGGTGCGACTGCAGCTATGGGATACTGCTGGACAAGAACGATTCCGAAGCTTGATTCCTTCTTACATTCGCGATTCAAGCGTAGCTGTTGTTGTCTATGACATCTCTAGTATGTGCCCCTGATGACCCCACTACCCGGCTACCCCCTCGCCGTCAATGTGGCTATGCACGAGTCGTGCTAACACCGCTCTTCGTATAGACGCTAAGTCATttcaaaacaccaagaagtGGATCGACGACGTACGAGCCGAGCGAGGTAACGATGTTATTATTGTGCTGGTTGGAAACAAGACGGATTTGAACGACAAGCGGGAAGTGACCACACAGcagggagaggaggaggcaaagaagaacaaccTGATGTTTGTCGAGACAAGCGCAAAGCTGGGCCACAACGTCAAGAACCTGTTCAAGAGGATAGCACAAGCCTTGCCTGGCATGGAGGGAAGCGATGCCGCGGCGCAAGCTTCTAATCAGAGTGAGTATTTATGCCCGGCAATTCCGAAGGTAACTAACACGATGCTTAGTGATTGATGTCAAGACGAACAACTCGCAGCAGTCGCAAGAAGGCTGCGCATGCTAAATACGCCAACACCGATTCGGGACTGGAGTACAGGAGTGCCCGGGAAAACGCAAGCCGTACTCAAGATGCGAAAGAAGCCTGGCTACCTCGCACACAAAATAGGATATCAAGCATAGCGTGTGGATCTGAGTGCAAGAGCTTGTATAATACAACCAGGACTACGAGCCTACGATCGTTATATAAGAAACTTTAATGTTGATTCGACTGGCTTGTGCTGGTCAATCATTTCGCTTCTATCTCGTTACACTTTCATCAGCCATGCCGCTTCAGAACATCTTATTATATGGTTAACGATCCGTTCCCTTCACTTCATTATGATTGTTCTCCACATTTTGTTTATCGGGCTTGGCAATTATCCGTCAAGAACTGTTGCATCTTCCATGCCCCGTTCCCAGTTTATACTCTGGGCCGTTCAAGCCGCATTTTGTACTTGCACCTCACCATTGGCGAGGCCGAAATAAGCAGCAATTGGCTTCTGTGCTTGAAGTTGCTTGCCCAGCTTCACGGCTTCACTGCCGTTAAAGCCGTGGAACAGTCCAATTTCAACGATGCCAGGGGTTCGAACCAATTCCTCAGCGAGCGCATTAACTTCCCAGGCACCGTCCTTTCCACGACCATCCCCTTCCGACCTGATGTCCTTGGGAAGAAGCAAGGGAGAAAATGGGGCGTCAATAAGCCACATACCGTTGTCTGTCACGCATTCTCCAGCTTTGCTAGGGAGGCCTGAACGGACAACAGGGTTGGCTGAGCCCATGGCTCGAAGACGGGTCAAAACATCAGGGGCAGATAGGGGAAGGACCTCAATGGGAATGGTCTTCCAGGTGGTACATAATCTGGGAGATTGCTTTCGGTAATCTGTTAATTGTCAGTCTGTTTCAAATTTTTCAGAAACAAAAACACTCAGTGCATACCAGCGACGGCAATGAACTTCTTAGCAGCAATTGCTACCAGTTTCTCCTGGAACAGACAAGCACCACCACCCTTGATAAGATTGAGATCCTCGTCAACCTCGTCAGCGCCGTCGAAGGCAACATCAAGAGGAACAGGAAGCCCATCCACGACAGGTCTCTCATCAAGATTGACAAGGTTGAGACCAGCAGCGCGAATGAGACCCTTTGACTGGCTTCCAGTAGGAATAAAGGTCATTTCCTTGTAAAACTCAGGACCCTTGCTGACAATGGCGTCGACAACGTAAACAACAGTACTGCCAGAACCAATGCCGACGAACTTGTAAGAAGCATCGAGGTGGTCATTGACTGCCTGGTAGGCGGCCAATTTCTTGGCCGATTCGACTAGGTTTGCTGCTGAAGACATGGCTCTCGGATTGGACCTGTAAGTGAGACTGAGACCTTGAGTCTGTTTATAGCTGCGTATGTGGGTTGGTGGGATGTGCAGGACCCCGCGGTGCGGATGACGAGGGGTGGTGGGGAGATATCGTGGAGAAGTGTAGGGTAATTGAGTTGAGAAGAACCTAGCACCTGGAGCCAACGTTGTAGTTGAGTGGAAAGTATGATATGTGGAAGCTGAGGACAGTATGGATGGTTTCGGGATAATATAGTGTTTCATGAGAGAGTTTGTAGGAAGAAAAGACGCAGTTCCGACCAGAGCCGGCGACTTTCTAGTGGAGAGATGTGAAAGCCACTTCATGTAGGAAGAGAAATGGACCCTTTTTACCCAGGGTAGTCAATAAGCAAGCTTGGAAAAATACGGCAAAATAGAAAGTCAGGGTATCTACCAGGGCACGAATGGGCAGTCAGAAAGGATCACATGTGATTAACTTCCCTCAGTCACCTCAACTCGATGGAAGTCAGATCAGGAAGATGTTCTGTTGTGTCTTGCGAATCACGAGCTGTGATTTAGCGGGCCAGCGAAACGAATATCTGAGGGGGATCAAGAGACCCAATTGGGTTTTTCTAAACCTACCGCACTTCACCTAGAAGAGGCAAGCACAAGCGCAGAAAGATTATCTACAGCTTGGGCGGGTTTGGGGCGGATTTGGGGTTGCAGCAAGTGACGTGATGGCTTGCTGTCACCACCAAAAACTCAAAAGATTTAAGATGATGAGTCAGCATTATGATTGGCTGACATGTTTCTAATTCAGCCCAGCTTTGTCGGTTACCACGTGATTTAAGATTACACCGGCAGTCTCGGGCGCAAGTTCTTGAAGCAGACCCTGGTTGCATCATTCATTTGTCCCTGTAATTTCGTTCTTCTCCTGCGCGTTCCTTATTCAGTCTCGATATCAACAAACGACGAAGAATAGTTCATTGAGTCCAAAGGTCCTGGAAGGAAACCTCATATTTTCAAGAGAACGCGCCGCCATGTCTCGGTTTACTCGATCCCTCCGGGTACCCCGGCCTAAGGTAAGGAGGAGCACGCGACTCGATCCTGATATCGTCTCATGAGGACGGCGATGAGGTCAACAAATGCTAACTGAAGTGTTTGCAGAGCCTATTCGGCATCACCAGCCTCCAGACCGGCGTCGAACTCATCGCTCTGGCTCtcgtcttcaacaagatcacTGGCGTTTACGGACTCCTGGCCATTCTTACTGGATATCAGCTATCTCTCCTCCAGCTCTCAACATACGTCTACTCTATTGCGGTTCTCGTAGGACTAGCGATTCTTATTCCTCACGTTCGGCGACAAAGCCCTTTTGAATGTTTGGCGCTCGCATGGCTTTACATCATCGATACCGTTATCAATGCAGCATACACCGCAGCCTTCGGCCTGGACTGGTACTTCTCTACTCAACTGAGCGAGACAACCGAATCCAAGAAGACGGATCTCCCTAACTTTGTGGCTGAGGGTATGCAAGGCCTGCGCAAGGAGGCTGCCATGCATGGA
This DNA window, taken from Fusarium oxysporum f. sp. lycopersici 4287 chromosome 7, whole genome shotgun sequence, encodes the following:
- a CDS encoding Ras-like protein Rab-6B codes for the protein MYDSFDNMYQATIGIDFLSKTMYLEDRTVRLQLWDTAGQERFRSLIPSYIRDSSVAVVVYDISNAKSFQNTKKWIDDVRAERGNDVIIVLVGNKTDLNDKREVTTQQGEEEAKKNNLMFVETSAKLGHNVKNLFKRIAQALPGMEGSDAAAQASNQMIDVKTNNSQQSQEGCAC
- a CDS encoding ribose 5-phosphate isomerase A is translated as MKWLSHLSTRKSPALVGTASFLPTNSLMKHYIIPKPSILSSASTYHTFHSTTTLAPGARFFSTQLPYTSPRYLPTTPRHPHRGVLHIPPTHIRSYKQTQGLSLTYRSNPRAMSSAANLVESAKKLAAYQAVNDHLDASYKFVGIGSGSTVVYVVDAIVSKGPEFYKEMTFIPTGSQSKGLIRAAGLNLVNLDERPVVDGLPVPLDVAFDGADEVDEDLNLIKGGGACLFQEKLVAIAAKKFIAVADYRKQSPRLCTTWKTIPIEVLPLSAPDVLTRLRAMGSANPVVRSGLPSKAGECVTDNGMWLIDAPFSPLLLPKDIRSEGDGRGKDGAWEVNALAEELVRTPGIVEIGLFHGFNGSEAVKLGKQLQAQKPIAAYFGLANGEVQVQNAA
- a CDS encoding Ras-like protein Rab-6B codes for the protein MSQAGGSYNNPLKKFKLVFLGEQSVGKTSLITRFMYDSFDNMYQATIGIDFLSKTMYLEDRTVRLQLWDTAGQERFRSLIPSYIRDSSVAVVVYDISNAKSFQNTKKWIDDVRAERGNDVIIVLVGNKTDLNDKREVTTQQGEEEAKKNNLMFVETSAKLGHNVKNLFKRIAQALPGMEGSDAAAQASNQMIDVKTNNSQQSQEGCAC
- a CDS encoding Ras-like protein Rab-6B, which encodes MYLEDRTVRLQLWDTAGQERFRSLIPSYIRDSSVAVVVYDISNAKSFQNTKKWIDDVRAERGNDVIIVLVGNKTDLNDKREVTTQQGEEEAKKNNLMFVETSAKLGHNVKNLFKRIAQALPGMEGSDAAAQASNQMIDVKTNNSQQSQEGCAC